The Raphanus sativus cultivar WK10039 chromosome 2, ASM80110v3, whole genome shotgun sequence DNA segment ACAATATTCACTTTGTCGTGGAAGTAGTCAAAGTGAGCATCGTATTTTTGACCGTACTCGTATCTCAGTACTTGAATGTCTTCCCCATTCTCTGTCACCACAGAAACCAAATGACTTCATCTTGTCAAAAGAATATAAAGATTTCAAGATTTTTGGTTAGCAGTTGTTGTTGTACCTTTAGGAAGAAATGTCCAAGTGGAGATCTTGTCTTCTATACCAGCAACAATGGGATCCTGTGTTCAGTAGATTACAGTAGTTACAACGATGATCAAAAGAGCTACAGATCTGTATATGTGGCAGGATTAGGTTCTAATTCACACCAGACATTGAAGATTGACCAATCAAGATCTGTCATTTGCAGAACTTTGCCAATTTCAAAGGGAAAGATCCAGTTTAACCACTTGGGATTAGGGTTTTAACTTGATGAGCAAAGTAAGAATCAAGGAAGGGAAgcaaagacagagagagagaaaggttGAACCTTTGCTTTGGGGATAAAGGTGCCAGAGCTGGTTCGAACCTCGCTGAGCTTGCTCTCTCCACTATCATTATCAGCTACAGCTGATCTCTTGAGGCTCGcttttgccttttttttttaccgaCCAAATCCAAATTTAGAACCAGACAGACAAAGTTTCCAAATTAAGCAAAAGATAGAAATGGAAGAAAAACTCACAAGCGAAACCATATGATCGCATTCCAATTCCGTGAGGAACCCTTCATACACAAACGCCCtgaaacaaagacaaaaccaTTGAATTATCCGATTCATCAGTGAAAGGTTCAAactttcccaaaaaaaaaaaaaaaaatcagtcgAGGGCAAACCTGGGTTTGGACGAAACCTGCTTCACTTTGGAAGGATTAACAATTGCGCTTGTGGAAGATTGAAGCAGGACGGAGAAAAATAATATAGCCAAGAACAAAAACGATACATTATGAGACATCGACATCGTTTTGTGGATCGGATCTAAAGATTGAACGAGAGTCGGTGCAACGAAAGAGGTCAGAAGACGGAACTAACTAAAAAAAGACATCGACAATCGTAGTTTATTACGCTCGTGTAATAAACGACAAAAAACTGTGTTGGCTGTCAGGTTTTTAGAATGTTGTTCCAGCGTACCGAACCTAATTGTACCGAAACCGATCATCCGAATTCCCGGTCCAGCTCCATTCGGATAATGTAAATTATGTCTGGGACTGGGATACTGGTGGGAGTTCGAATACTCATTCCAATTTAGATaggatattttgaatttttgggtATTTCAGCATGGGGGTGTAGAATTCGTTCGAATATTTCTGTACTTTGATTTGGACcgggtatttttagtttgtGTTCAGTTATTTAAGGTctggttcggatatttagattttggaaaaaaaaatcatttttgtatttgaaaatttagatttcgattaactgattttttttttaatagattgaatgattaatagatttggaatttggttattgttttttataatttgagtgtaacttttgttaatacatgaaacaacaagtttgatatatatttttagtgagtatcaaattattttctctgtAATTATATGTATACTATATCATCTTAAATTATGTGCagcatcaatataaatattttaattaaaatgagagatgtaaactacAAATTTAAGGATAAGTATACGTTCAGTTAACTTCGGATATTCATTCGGTTTTGGATATTACCCGTTTCAAATATCTAATCTCTCATAAATAATTATTCGTTCGGATATTTTGCTATTTCGAGTTTGAATTTTGAATACATGTTGTCGGATTCGGATACGGGTTCAGATATCGGGTAAAATGTCCACTCCTAATCTGGGAGGACAATATACTCGGATCtaaaagaacaaataaaaaaaattataccagACACGAGCTGAAACTAGTCAATACTAGAAcgaatccaaaatttaaatacatgCAAACTAGAACTCAATTAGACTCtgaatcaaaatattttggataatcaAAAATATCTGAATCATAGTTATATACTTaatgtattaattattttatctaatatatagaaaatattcaaaatacataaaacatgtaaaaatcattcaaaatagtcaaaattaaatCTAGAAATAGCTAAAATAcgcaaaaaaatcaaagaataaTCCAGAATAAAAAAGGTTTTGCCATTAATTATATCCTAACTTATCTACCAAATTTACatctaaatccaaaccaaatcaatttcatttaattttagaTAGTTGTTCACttaatattcaaatttatatattgtattattttttagttttggattttaagattttaaggtatatttggatttttatttcttacataattaaaataggTGCCTCAAATACAAACATAATCCACAAGGATCCGACTGAAATATAacctaaatttataaataacgaataaacttaaatttttagctccaaatttttaaaattcatatgaACTCAAGCCGAACTCAAACTGATAATGCAGACCTATCCCTAATCTTGTTTTTGATGTAAAATGACCATCTCAAAGCATTTACAACAAGAAGTTCTCATAGGGGATcagaaattaaattataaaaacaggAAAATCGAAAAAGCATCTTACTTGAGAGCTTATAAATTACCCATGAGAGACTTCTTTGCCTTTATGTCACTTCATgttcatctatttttttattttattataaaaaatcaaaatagaaaattaaacaaaattaaaatatagtatttattTGCCTAGAACATCTGCAGCTTGGGTCTCTCACCCCATTTCTTATCAGAGAAAGTTAAAAAGTGtccaaagagaaaaagaagaaaaggaaagaagaatCGAAACGTTTCTTTTCCCAGAGACGAAGAGGACATGGGAAGAATCAGGATTTATGGTTTGGTGATTAACTTTAGGGAAAAACCCAAATATAATGAAACTAATCAGAATTCGAGTCTCAGCCATTGGAGAATTAACATTTCAGACATCGTCAGGAACATGaaaccgacatgtggcaacacttAATTAGTTTAGATCATTTTTGTGAAGTCAAGATAACcatatttaattcaaaaaagACATGGAAAGAGACTTTAATGCCATGTGTTTAGTGTATatcaatgatttttttaatatttaattatttatctaatttaTATTGTTATCAAAATAGTTGAGAAATGGGGAGAGATACTTAATCACTCTTCATCTCCACCCTACTCCAAAACTCACTTCAAACTCTATTTACGGTAAAATCATTTCCAACTCCACTCCAAAACTccctctaaaatagaataatctatactatactaaaaggctaATATAATCAAAGGAGAAGGCGTCCACATCAGCAAATTAATTCAGACCAATAAGAAAAGAGCTTTCGTCCACGTCGGATGCGTCACTTAAGTCTGCTGGACTTCAATCGAGTTTCATGTATGGGCTTCGTAAAACGCAGTTTCATCTCTGCTTCATTTTGTATTCTTTTAGGCCCAAACCTACCCATCGTCgtatcatcttcttcatctcacCATTCCCGTCGCATTTTCCCCTTTCACCTCCTCCATAACGTCGGTCTCTCACTTTATGATTCACAAATCCTCATACATTCAATTCACTATGATAATCAATGGCTATCGAACTCTTGCACTTTCCACAAATTTAGaactgcatatatatatatatctcctCCCCTATTGATGAAACAGTCATGTTCATCAGAGATATCTCCCTAAATCGGACTAATCGGTCATGTCTTGAATGCATAGTGTCTGAGATATGTTGGAGCTTCGCCCTGGAGTCCTTCGTTGCCGTGTTATCGACATTGAAGCTCTGAATCAGCCTAaaacaagaaacagaggaagagtaATGGCAACATGGAATCCAGTGGAGTAACAGAAGCAGCCACTGCCGTGGAGAGACAAAGGCCAAGCTGCTTGAGTTCTTCGTACACTCTCTTCACGGTAATCaatctcttttcctttttgttctCCATGATCTGATTTCTCAGACTTTGCAACCGTTTTTTCTAAGATCATCTCCTCCTAAAGaaagagtttttatttttacctgtCTTGATTAGGATTTGTGAAATGTGAATGATTTTTGAAATGCGAATTGGTTCTACCAAGAATGTGATCGTGGGTTTTGTGAAGTTATAGACAaggaagaacaaaagaaaaagttcTTTTTTGTGTGGATTGGTGAAGTAGCTAAGAGaggtagatatgtttatatgaGATACTTGAGCTTGCTATATCTCAGCCAGCTCTCGACATGCCTGAACTGTTATGGAAGGTAGAATATTCAGTCCAATACATTCACAGAAGTAAAATATTCCTCAGACTTTTGAATCGATTGGATAATTGAAAGAAACTCTATATTTTTGTGTGGCAGGCATACATAGGACAAGGGTTTATATGAGATACTCTTGGACTGCACAAAGCACTAGAAGGTGTGGGTTAGTTTTGCAAAATTTGAAGCTTCTGCTgcagaacaagaagaagactaaaaagaggaagaacaagaagaaacagATGCTATTGAACGCAAGAAAGAGTGCATCAGACATGCCAGAGGTAACTTTTAAACTACATGTTTCTCTATGATTTTTGATGATTCCTTTTGACAGGTTTTAActgtttttctctctctttttcttggTTCTACTCAGAGATTTTCGAGAGAGTCAACAGCTACTACAAAGACTCTGCAGCAGAGTTGAAAGAGTAAAGAGCTTCACTATTGGAGGATTGGCTTAACATGGAGACAAACTTTGGTAATCTCGGGGATGTGAGTGTGGTACAATCTTAGCTCCCGAAGAGGCTCAAGAAGAGAAAACGAATCACCTGAGAAGATGGCTCTATAGAGTACGTTTTGCAATGCATATATCATTTCtcagttttgatatttttcaattttgataAACGAAGGCATCTCGCCGAAGTACCTTCAGGATCTTCACGAGAAGCATGAGAGCTGGCTCCTCCCATTTGAGGGTGGGAACCATGGCATACTGTCTGTTAGCGAACCGTCTTTACATATGGATAACACTCTGCATCCTGACATTAAAGACCGTGTCTTTTACTTAGAAGGAAACCATATGCATTCCAGCATACATAAGGTAACGTTGTCTCAATTTCTATTTGTGCTAAATGTCTGAAAGATAGGTCTAGCTTTAAGACTGGTTCATTGGTTTTAATAGGTCCCTGCTTTGGTTTCAGACTGTCAACCAAATATTACAGCAGCAGACATATTGAAGCAAAGAGTCAGTAAGTTCTTATGACTGTTACTGTCACCATAATAGATTCCTAAACATAGCTGATGTTTTCTTGATTGGTGTTGGTGAAGGTATGCACACCAGGTTGCTGAaatcttttactttttcaaacttttattaTGCTCTAAGTTGTGAAGCATCTTGGTAACGTTTTATACTGTGTTGTTTAGGTTAGCCTTCCCCTGTTATATGTGTCGAGTCTACTGCTTGATAGCTGCTTAGTTCAttgttgtgttttatttttctgatgAGTTGCAACTGTTTACTTATTATTCCCCCAACAGAGATGTAACTGTTTACTTATTTTTGTGGGACGAGGCTGCGTCAATCTTCAGGGGTCTCTTGAAAGCAGGGGATAAATCACAGTCTGTGATGTTGGTGCCATGGTTAATCCAAAACTATTTGGAGGTAAGCACCATCTACTTTCTGCTTCATGCCAAGCTAATCTCATACACGTTTACACCAAGAATCTCCTTACATGTTGATTTATCtcacaatttgttttttttttaaccagtGAACCTGTACTTAAACTCCACACTAGGGACTAGGTTCTTTTTAGACACCAACCTCCCTGAAATAACAGAGTGTGTCAGCAGTTAAGAACAGAATACTCAAGTAGTAACAGAGATTCTCCGTATTGTGATGCTACCATACATACTATATGCAGGGTGGGAGGTGCATCATCCCAAGCTTTTCCTAATGTCGACAATCTCGAAAGGATTAAGAGAGGAAGGTTAAGTTAATTTACAGATCTTTTTTTAGCAATAATAATGTTTAAATAGGTCTcaactttttaaatttaaatttgttctCTCTTTTTGAGGTGCCAAGTAGCAAGCTGCTGATTCTGGAACGCCTGTAATTTTAGAATAATTTgcttctctctatctctctactGTCACAGTTGGTTCTTCTCCCCTAGACACACTCTCATTCCTTAAAGTAGAAGTTGACGTAAATTGGAATCTGTATGGGGAACGCCTCTGCTTGAAGTTGAAGGAGAAGTTTCAGATTTTGTTCTAAttattatagattttgagaTTATTCAATTGTGTTCTAATTAAGCGAATCTAAAACCTTTTAGCATTGTTTTAAGTTGACCAAAGAAAAACAGTCGTGTTATCCCTTTCTGAGTTGTACATTTTATTAGTCTCCTCCTGTTATTTATAAGACTAGGTGCGTAGCTTTaacaatctctttttttttaaccaaaaaaggaaagaaaaagtaAAGTCACCTGCTGGAAAGTGATTGCTCTCACCTCCGGTTGAGGAAGTCATAATTTTTCTTCTCACCATCATACTAAAACCAATTCAGGAAATTCAAGCTTTATAGTGTATAGTGTGGTTTAGATAACACAAAAAAGAGCAGATAAGTTTACCACATTTGTTAACACCTAAAACCATAGTTTCATAAGCTTAGAGAGAAACTAAGGAcaaacagagagaaaaaaaatcagccCAACACGGACATCTGGTTTTCCGGCAACATTCACAACCACATCATAGTACTCAAgagtaatttttaattaaatcacaAGTTTTCCGCAAAAggaatattttttagatatcaAGGTCCTGAGATCTGGCTCCTGTTTGCATTTcacctaatttttttattattcccAACATGTAGCCAAACAAATCAAAGAAACGATTTGAtcagaaaaaaacacaaatcaaaaaCACGACAAGATGACTAGGAAAATAAGTATATGAGAGATgcttttaaatattaaactacaactCAGTGTGACTACAACAAGCTTTCTGTTGTGCATAGAatttaaaaatcacacatgagaGTTTCTAACATCAAAACATGATAGACGAGAATTCATCACCACATATTTCCCAATCACAAATCTAAAAAcaactttcttttttatttctccAAGAGTGCCAGACTTGTGGTTTCCATTTCTTGAGGCCAAGAGAATGTATCGATAATTAAAACTTCTGGAAGAAAGTTACAGAGCATAGAGATTGGTCTATGGGTATGTGTTCGTGCCGGATTTCAGGAACATGCTCTTGAAACTCTTTCTCTAACTGGCCTACTTCGCATCCTATTGCTGTTGCAACCTCCTCATCTGCAACAATGATATTAATCAGAGTTCGTGTCAAGCTAGGAGCATAAAACAATGACAATACGCAAGTAGAACTTGGTGCAATGCATACTGTAGTTTGACATAACATTGAGCATTCTAGAACCATTTCCTCTCTTTGCAGCCTCGCTAAACTGAGCAAACAAACCATCAGTATTTTTGAAacacaatattttataaaattgttattttaaaattgaaatttcattattttatcaaattgtattatatatattttaactgaTTTGGCTTGGAGTTAGACTAATTTATTATCATGATCAATTTAATTAgtgtaaatgttttttaaaacttGAAACTTCTTGAATgaaatatagtaatatataaacttcacattttattttattatgccaaagtgaaataaattaataacaatatatataattactattttcaaaattatttttgctaattttgtattttctgaaaaaatagaGAATAACGAAGATTGCTGTCACtttaaaaaaaaccaaaaatgattattaaaaataataatatggtCTCAAAATTCTGTTCATTATTTATTTCTGTATAATATCATTTTCAATTTACAATCTTTTGTTTTCAAATGCTTcataaaatcaatttatataaaatagtttttattataaaatagagaGGTAGAtatgtttaataaaatagttatgcAATGACAATCAACTCGAACTATGAGTTGCTCCTCGAGGGGTGGagtatattattttcataaataaatatataaatacttaacatttaaaataatatttttaaaaatagttttaaaaagaatttttgaatttcaaaaaattatttaaaaaaaaagaaaaaaaaagcgaaTTTGGAGACATATAAttcgaaaattttaaaaatatatttttagattgtttttcttatttaattaattatttgtgtTAACATATTATAAAGTAAAGATTAAAGGTTTTTTACGAAACTTCATATTTCAcgtatttatgaaaatgtctATTAAAATCAGGTAAACATGAATGAagatactaaaaattaaaaaaattaagaaaaattagaattccctaaatattttaataaacaattatttttagataacttactatgattataaaatatagcTATGTAGTTAACATAAATCTGCGCGTAGCTGACGAACATTATCTGCCTTCTTTGCAAGGTTACCCCTCCATAAACTGTGTAAGCTAAATACATTCATAATTCAACATTTTGAAAAGTTAATACATTTACCATAGAACACGCAGGTAAATATGTAATCTTCTACACCATTTCTtataaaaagaagaatatatttgATGCTAccaaatttatttctattagaTGAATGTGTCTCCGATTCTTTTTGGCTAAGATATTGggatataaaatcaaaaataaaccataatataatttgttttagtgACTCGGTTTATGCCTATCCCTGAACACTTTTattatacaataatttaatttggtttagatAAACTACTacactattaaaaataaaatataaaattaatgaaataaacatttaaatatgaggttcatatcaacaaaataaaccaagtatatactattaattatattatataatttacatgtaCTTatgctattatattttaattgattggTTTATTCGGTTTACTCAGTTTGAACGGTTTAAATAGCAAATCATATCTATATATCCATATTTCTAAAAAAGGACATATGTTCGGTATATTTGGTATCGCCAGATTTAATCCACTTTCTCTAGCtcggtttggtttaattttaGTGGGTTGATTTTACCGGAATAAAACACCCCTAAATAATTTCAGTAGCACTTACAATTAGAAAATCAAGTTTATTACCTAAActactctttttgtttttaaacaattGATGTTCACCAACTTTcctattgttttgaaaatacaaaactcccattacaaacaaaaacattgaaaCATACGAtcgataaataaattatcaacaCATTTATCTGTTTTGTCTCCTTGACTTTTCGGTTTCTGCTAGCtccctttcttttctttctgtcTAATAAGTTGTGTTTTCTCACAGCATTGTAAAAACTCagaaaatacttataaaattttaacattttgacccaaaaaaaacacatttatcAACACACTTTTCTGCGTGTAGCGCGGAGAGAGACTCTAGTAGACATAATTATTCCAAATCTAAAGTAAACCAACTcattactctaaaatagagttaaactttttatttataaaatggtcttccacatttaaatattttttcgttttaataaaatattattataaataagtatattaatattattttactatatattatgaaatttaCTGTTAATATTTCTTAATTATACAAATAACCATCTAATTAACTATTTTATgcaacaaattaaaatatatataatataaaaaataaaagatcatacatataaaaaataaaagataagcaccataaaaagaaataacataaaataaaatttacaacaaAGGTAATTCCTTCATAATCCGGTAAAGAAgctcatttttttattttgaaatgcaTTAATTGACcattttgagaaaattataCTAATTCTAATGAATAATTTAAGTTGATATGTTATTGTGCTTAAGCtatgtaatataatttttaatgtaataaatgtttattttttaaattttgttgagtaattttatttatataataaaaattaattggttAATGTTATATTTAATAGAAATGTTACAAACTAAAAATAGGCTGTTTTgcaaatagtataaataaaatgtaatatcactaaattttaaaataaatataaagcataatatattagtaatattgtattttggagtagaaaatagaataatacTCGAGATGCTCTTATATGGAAGGACGTGCTCTTATATGTAGTAGTGGTGTATTTGATTTGTGTACCGAACATCtttagaatttaatattatatattttagtaataaacaTACAGAACAATAGGATAACATTTAACAAACAATAAGTCAAATATGGAAGAACACAACACCATGATCATGATCAAATACATATGCAATAAGTGAATCATCCTCTATAAACTTAACCAGTAAGATGTTTCAAGAGTCGTTTGACGTTCCGAGAAGAGTCTCCATGTGTCGATTAATATcgtttaaatattttgttgagTTGTATTCTTCGTTATCCAATAGTTCTTCCGAGTATGTTCTCTGCAGTTTTGCGTTTTCTCCTTCTCTTAACTTATCTAAGCTGCACTTGTCTCCCTTCAGAATCTCCACAAcctgtatatttatatatcatagaTCATTGTATATGTGACCATATTAATCACTTTTGCTAAAGAAAAGTGTGAACGTTTTTGTCTGCATGCCTGACTCATGTGAGGTCGGTTCATGGAAGTTTGGTGTATACACAAGGACGCTATGGAGACAAGACGGTCCAACTCTTCTAAGTCGTAGTCATCTCCCAAAATCGGATCAACAAGTTGTTTGATCTTGTTCTCTTTGATCAATGGCTTGGCCTGCAAGAACGGAGATGGCTCATGTTAGTAATTTCACTAAGAAATAGATATTAGATCACTTCCAATAAGGAGTTTCTCATATTTCTAAAacccaaaaattattttaatattaggTATGTAcgtatttcaaaatattaagaaaccgacttaaaaaatttaagaaaagttGGATCAATTTCTTAAACGCTTTTAGATAACTAGTAatgttataataattatttggtTTATGGAAATTTAAGAGACTCATCTAGTCATCTTAGATAGCTCTTATTAGAGATATATAGTTTAACAATCTACTCACATTGGTTCTGAAACCAATATTTATGTCAAGGAAATATGAGAGAAGGCTCTATCTAGCTAGGGATTTTAAGAGAGGGTTACACATCACATACCCACATGACAACGCTGTGTTGTGAGCTGTCGATGGCTTGTTTACCAGTAATGAGCTCAAGAAGCAGTACACCAAAAGCGTATACATCTGTTTTCTCGTCTACAATCCCGTGCATGAAGAACTCTGGCGGAAGGTAACTGATGTATGAACACATAAAAGATTATGTGAGATATATGAAGCACAAGAGAAAAGTGAATCTgtgtatatgatatatatatcaatGAGAGATTCTATTCTAAACCCGAATGTTCCTTCGACTTTGGATACAGTATGGTGAGTCCATTGGTCTGGTAGCCATTTCGCCAGCCCAAAATCAGATATCTAACAAAGaacgaaaaaatattttaggttaattttagtatttaaaatttgacaatttGGGGGCTATGCAACGTATGTATAATATCTCTTTAAATTTTGGAGTAACAGGAATTTTTCATCTTGCTACGCCTAAAAACATATATGTTCTTATTTCATAATCATAAATTCGAAAGACTATAAATTTGGGTAGGGGGATCTTAGACGTAACTTAATAATCATTACCTGAGCCTCAAAGTTCTCAGTGAGAAGGATGTTAGATGCTTTGATGTCTTTATGAATGATCCTTCTCTGACAACCTTCATGGAGATAGTACAGTCCCTCAGCTGTTCCCATCGCCACTTTGTATCTTATGCTCCAACTCAGTTTATCTTTCGCCTCtacaaaatgttataaaaatcTTAATTAGGTCTTTGAATCATCAAATGAATCGACATACAAGAATgctttgaaaacatgaataataaAGAGATTTATTCACCATAGAGCAAAGAAGCGAGGCTTCCATTAGGAGAAAGCTCAAGAACAAGATGCATTCCTCCTTCAACACAATATCCAATAAGCTTAGCAATGTTTGGATGATCTACATGAACTATGATCCCTAGTTCTGACAAATAATCCATCGTCATCTCTTCCGCAGACCCTCTAGTCAGTTTCTTTATGGCTACTATCTGCCCATCTGCCATCTCTCCCTTGTAGACCTCCGCATATCCTCCTTCTCCGATCAGATTCTCTGCCATGATATCCACAATATTCATGTCCCATTACTATATATAGACACGATTTAGTTAAGCTTCttagaattagggttttcaaACCAGGGCTATAGCCATTTGTCGCGGTTTGAATATCTTGGAGGGAATAATTTTTCCAGGAAGGTTTGAAAAGGAACAAGTCATCAGTGTCAAGAGCAGCAGCAGGTAGAGCAGGGACCATGTTGTCTTTTATGCGTTTGCTCTTGCGTCTGGTTAGTTTAGGGACTCCTTTGAGATGTGAGAATGTATTGAATGGCATAGCTGATGATCCTTTCTTGAGTAAACGGTGGAAACCTCTCCAGTGACCGTTGGTAGGACCTACATGCGAGTGATGATGACGGCGATGGGGATGATGATTAGCTTCTGATGATGATGTGTCTGACGTGCTCAACACGGAAGATGATAATGTTTCAGATTCTGTATTTAGTAAATCATCGTCTGATTCTGATTTGTTGGTGCAGAATGTTGCTATTTGTTCTTCATCTGGATTGAATGATGGTAAAAAGTTTCATGAAATGGTTTAGTCAAGAACAATCTGAAAGTCAATgaaattttttaattgttttaccATGAGAAGAGAAAGAATCAGAGAAGCCAGCTCGAGATCTTCTTATTGAGAGAGGAATTGATTGTTTTCCACGATTCTTAACGTTTACATCGCTGCGAGATCACATGCAAAATTGAGACATTATTTTCAGATGACTTGCAAGACAAGGTACACATCAAATCATTGTTATGCGAGTAACATTAACAACATATGTCTCTGAACACAAAGAAAAATTAAGGGAATTACTCGGAGGGAGACGGAGAAGACGTTGTCGTGGAAGCAAGAGTTTCTGATGAGTCTCGAACGGCTTCCATGGAATTGGAGATAGAAAATGAAATTaaggaaagagaagagagaaagtaaCGGAAGACATGATCATTGGTTTTCTATTATTACACCTCAtcttctgtttttgttttaactgAAAATCCGCCTCATCTTTCTTAATTTTAGAcgaaaaattctttttttttttgcttgggACATAGAAAATGCCCAGAGAATATTCTCAATCATTTGATCAATATATAAAACCTAAATTTAGAGTAACAGATTAATGTATTCTTCGATCTCAACTTTCTAAgtaaatttagcaaaaaaaaaaaaactttctaaGTAAAGTCAATAtgaaagtgaaaaaaatttACGTCCGTTTTCCGATATTTTCAGAAGGAAACCATTGTTTATGTGGATGTGACAGCTCCCACG contains these protein-coding regions:
- the LOC108836634 gene encoding receptor-like cytosolic serine/threonine-protein kinase RBK2, coding for MEAVRDSSETLASTTTSSPSPSDDVNVKNRGKQSIPLSIRRSRAGFSDSFSSHDEEQIATFCTNKSESDDDLLNTESETLSSSVLSTSDTSSSEANHHPHRRHHHSHVGPTNGHWRGFHRLLKKGSSAMPFNTFSHLKGVPKLTRRKSKRIKDNMVPALPAAALDTDDLFLFKPSWKNYSLQDIQTATNGYSPENLIGEGGYAEVYKGEMADGQIVAIKKLTRGSAEEMTMDYLSELGIIVHVDHPNIAKLIGYCVEGGMHLVLELSPNGSLASLLYEAKDKLSWSIRYKVAMGTAEGLYYLHEGCQRRIIHKDIKASNILLTENFEAQISDFGLAKWLPDQWTHHTVSKVEGTFGYLPPEFFMHGIVDEKTDVYAFGVLLLELITGKQAIDSSQHSVVMWAKPLIKENKIKQLVDPILGDDYDLEELDRLVSIASLCIHQTSMNRPHMSQVVEILKGDKCSLDKLREGENAKLQRTYSEELLDNEEYNSTKYLNDINRHMETLLGTSNDS